The following proteins are encoded in a genomic region of Drosophila willistoni isolate 14030-0811.24 chromosome 3R, UCI_dwil_1.1, whole genome shotgun sequence:
- the LOC6651325 gene encoding polycomb protein PHO: MDRDPHSLAGMAYERYGILVEDEEITIAKADVNIQTMTDVLLPSGLGDTFMQEPHFSSEDKSVLKTTDGVYLSSDKIKKEPKPHTFAEEREQVSHVSATSDLVGPAVRSRRWEQKLVQIKTMEGEFSVTMWASGGTSDDDDVYSESDNNLRTRACAEEGDIIHQQEACGPVDTFLHEQIVYQQVFNPHQISLGPLTTEQLYKEKVPTAPIHISIPPSKPTIAPNCGPHPVISMELESQTLLGVDNSCDVNTGSETLSYSYQSLTTSAESAILSAPPAQLLIEEANLGQSAVEDDKKIACPHKGCHKTFRDSSAMRKHLHTHGPRVHVCAECGKAFVESSKLKRHQLVHTGEKPFQCTFEGCGKRFSLDFNLRTHVRIHTGDRPFVCPFDACNKKFAQSTNLKSHILTHAKAKRNGNTSRHGTCSNNEADPHSPHSEETSGSLIKSELGDHVSSTASDHAPFIVYAD, from the exons ATGGATCGCGATCCGCACTCTCTCGCCGGCATGGCGTACGAGCGCTATGGTATCCTTGTGGAAGACGAGGAAATCACAATTGCCAAAGCCGATGTTAATATTCAAACTATGACTGATG TTTTACTGCCCTCAGGATTGGGTGACACATTTATGCAGGAACCGCACTTCAGCTCAGAAGATAAATCTGTATTGAAAACAACAGATGGTGTTTACCTGTCTTCTGATAAGAT AAAGAAGGAACCTAAGCCACATACCTTTGCGGAAGAGCGGGAGCAGGTTTCCCATGTTTCCGCGACTTCAGATCTAGTTGGTCCCGCTGTTAGGTCAAGGCGTTGGGAACAGAAGCTAGTCCAAATAAAAACCATGGAGGGCGAGTTTAGTGTCACCATGTGGGCATCAGGGGGCACTTCCGATGACGATGATGTTTACTCCGAGTCTGATAATAATTTGCGAACTCGAGCTTGTGCCGAAGAAGGTGACATCATTCACCAGCAAGAAGCTTGCGGTCCTGTTGATACGTTTCTACACGAGCAGATCGTATACCAGCAGGTGTTTAACCCACATCAAATAAGCTTAGGTCCATTAACAACTGAGCAGTTGTACAAGGAGAAGGTGCCAACAGCACCAATTCACATTTCCATTCCCCCATCCAAACCAACAATAGCACCAAATTGTGGACCACATCCAGTCATTTCAATGGAACTGGAAAGTCAAACGCTGCTGGGAGTAGACAACAGTTGTGACGTAAATACGGGAAGTGAAACATTGTCATACAGCTACCAGTCGCTGACTACTTCCGCCGAGTCTGCCATTTTATCAGCCCCTCCGGCACAGCTGCTCATTGAAGAAGCTAATTTAGGACAGTCAGCCGTCGAGGATGATAAGAAAATCGCCTGCCCCCATAAAGGTTGCCATAAAACTTTTAGAGACTCGTCTGCCATGAGGAAACATCTGCATACGCACGGGCCTCGTGTCCACGTATGCGCGGAGTGTGGTAAGGCCTTTGTAGAAAGCTCAAAGTTAAAACGACATCAACTGGTCCACACTGGCGAGAAACCGTTCCAATGTACATTTGAAGGCTGCGGCAAACGCTTCTCACTAGACTTTAATTTGAG GACACACGTGCGAATCCATACTGGAGATAGACCATTCGTTTGTCCCTTCGACGCttgcaacaaaaaatttgcccaGTCCACGAATCTTAAGTCGCATATATTAACGCACGCAAAGGCCAA GAGAAATGGAAACACCTCCCGCCATGGCACTTGCTCTAACAACGAGGCGGATCCACACAGCCCACACAGTGAAGAGACTTCGGGAAGCCTAATAAAATCGGAATTGGGAGATCACGTGTCCTCTACCGCCTCCGACCATGCCCCATTTATAGTGTATGCAGACTGA
- the LOC6651324 gene encoding ADP-ribosylation factor 2: MGLTISSLLTRLFGKKQMRILMVGLDAAGKTTILYKLKLGEIVTTIPTIGFNVETVEYKNICFTVWDVGGQDKIRPLWRHYFQNTQGLIFVVDSNDRDRINEAEKELQNMLQEDELRDAVLLVFANKQDLPNAMSAAELTDKLHLNQLRNRHWFIQATCATQGHGLYEGLDWLSAELAKK, encoded by the exons ATGGGATTGACAATATCCAGCCTGCTGACGCGCCTCTTTGGGAAGAAACAGATGCGGATTTTGATGG TTGGTTTGGACGCGGCCGGAAAAACCACCATACTATACAAACTCAAACTAGGTGAAATTGTAACTACAATTCCCACCATTGGGTTTAATGTGGAAACTGTAGAGTACaagaatatttgttttactgtaTGGGATGTGGGCGGCCAGGACAAGATCCGACCGTTGTGGCGTCATTACTTCCAGAACACACAGGGATTAATTTTTGTCGTGGACTCTAACGACCGTGACCGAATAAACGAGGCTGAAAAGGAGTTGCAAAACAtg CTGCAAGAGGATGAGCTAAGAGACGCAGTCTTGTTGGTCTTTGCAAACAAGCAGGATCTACCCAATGCCATGAGTGCAGCTGAACTAACCGACAAGTTGCATCTGAATCAGTTGAGAAACCGCCAC tGGTTCATTCAAGCCACATGTGCCACGCAAGGGCATGGTCTTTATGAAGGGCTGGACTGGCTGTCCGCGGAGCTGGCCAAGAAATGA